A genomic stretch from Papio anubis isolate 15944 chromosome 18, Panubis1.0, whole genome shotgun sequence includes:
- the ESRP2 gene encoding epithelial splicing regulatory protein 2 isoform X2: MTPPPPPPPGPDPGADPAADPCPCPGSLVVLFGATAGALGRDLGSDETDLILLVWQVVEPRSRQVGTLHKSLVRAEAAALSTQCREASGLSADSLARAEPLDKVLQQFSQLVNGDVALLGGGPYMLCTDGQQLLRQVLHPEASRKNLVLPDTFFSFYDLRREFHMQHPSTCPARDLTVATMAQDLGLETDATEDDFGVWEVKTMVAVILDLLKESSSQLFSKPEVIKQKYETGPCKADVVDSETVVRARGLPWQSSDQDVARFFKGLNVARGGVALCLNAQGRRNGEALIRFVDSEQRDLALQRHKHHMGVRYIEVYKATGEEFVKIAGGTSLEVARFLSREDQVILRLRGLPFSAGPMDVLGFLGPECPVTGGAEGLLFVRHPDGRPTGDAFALFACEELAQAALRRHKGMLGKRYIELFRSTAAEVQQVLNRYASGPLLPTLTAPLLPIPFPLAPGTGRDCVRLRGLPYTATIEDILSFLGEAAADIRPHGVHMVLNQQGRPSGDAFIQMTSAERALATAQRCHKKVMKERYVEVVPCSTEEMSRVLMGGTLGRSGMSPPPCKLPCLSPPTYATFQATPTLIPTETAALYPSSALLPAARVPAAPTPVAYYPGPATQLYLNYTAYYPSPPVSPTTVGYLTTPTAALASAPTSVLSQPGALVRMQGVPYTAGMKDLLSVFQAYQLPADDYTSLMPVGDPPRTVLQAPKEWVCL, encoded by the exons ATGACtccgccgccgcccccgcccccaggCCCTGACCCCGGGGCTGACCCCGCCGCAGACCCCTGCCCCTGTCCCGGATCACTGGTCGTCCTGTTCGGGGCTACGGCGGGTGCGCTGGGACGAGACCTGGGCTCGGATGAGACCGACTTAATCCTCCTAGTCTGGCAAGTGGTTGAGCCGCGGAGCCGCCAG GTGGGGACGCTGCACAAATCTCTGGTTCGCGCCGAGGCGGCCGCACTGAGTACGCAATGCCGCGAGGCTAGCGGCCTGAGCGCCGACAGCCTGGCGCGGGCAGAGCCGCTGGACAAGGTGCTGCAGCAG TTCTCACAGCTGGTGAATGGGGATGTGGCTCTGCTGGGCGGGGGCCCCTACATGCTCTGCACTGATGGGCAGCAGCTATTGCGACAGGTCCTGCACCCTGAGGCCTCCAGGAAG AACCTGGTGCTCCCCGACACATTCTTCTCCTTCTACGACCTCCGAAGAGAGTTCCATATGCAACATCCAAGTACCTGCCCTGCCAGGGACCTCACTGTGGCCACCATGGCACAGG ATTTAGGACTGGAGACAGATGCCACAGAGGATGACTTTGGGGTCTGGGAAGTGAAGACAATGGTAGCTGTTATCCTCGATCTACTCAAAGAGTCCAGCA GTCAATTGTTTTCGAAGCCTGAGGTGATAAAGCAGAAATATGAAACGGGGCCTTG CAAGGCAGATGTGGTGGACAGTGAGACTGTGGTACGGGCTCGTGGGTTGCCCTGGCAGTCATCAGACCAGGACGTGGCTCGCTTCTTCAAAGGGCTCAACGTGGCcag GGGTGGTGTAGCGCTCTGCCTCAACGCCCAGGGCCGCAGAAATGGTGAGGCCCTCATCCGCTTTGTGGACAGCGAGCAGCGGGACCTAGCGCTGCAGAGACACAAGCATCACATGGGCGTCCGCTATATTGAG GTGTATAAGGCGACAGGGGAGGAGTTTGTAAAGATCGCAGGGG GCACATCACTAGAGGTGGCTCGTTTCTTGTCACGGGAAGACCAAGTGATCCTGCGGCTGCGGGGACTGCCCTTCTCGGCTGGGCCAATGGACGTGCTAGGCTTCCTGGGGCCAGAGTGCCCAGTGACTGGGGGTGCCGAGGGGCTGCTCTTTGTGCGCCACCCTGACGGCCGGCCGACTGGTGATGCCTTCGCCCTCTTTGCTTGTGAGGAGCTGGCACAGGCTGCACTGCGCAGGCACAAGGGCATGCTGGGTAAGCGATACATTGAACTCTTCCGGAGCACTGCAGCCGAGGTGCAGCAG GTCTTGAACCGCTATGCATCTGGCCCACTCCTTCCCACACTGACTGCCCCACTGCTGCCCATCCCCTTCCCACTGGCACCTGGGACTGGGAGGGACTGTGTACGCCTCCGAGGCCTGCCCTACACGGCCACCATTGAAGACATCCTGAGCTTTCTGGGGGAGGCAGCAGCTGACATCCGGCCCCATGGTGTGCACATGGTGCTCAACCAGCAG GGCCGGCCATCGGGCGATGCCTTCATCCAGATGACATCAGCAGAGCGAGCCCTAGCTACTGCTCAGCGTTGCCATAAGAAGGTGATGAAGGAACGCTACGTGGAGGTGGTCCCCTGTTCCACAGAGGAGATGAGCCGTGTGCTGATGGGGGGCACCTTGGGCCGCAGTGGCATGTCCCCTCCGCCCTGCAAGCTGCCCT GCCTCTCACCACCTACCTACGCCACCTTCCAAGCCACCCCAACCCTCATTCCCACGGAGACGGCAGCTCTATACCCCTCTTCAGCACTGCTCCCAGCTGCCAGGGTAcctgctgcccccacccctgTTGCCTACTATCCAGGGCCAGCCACTCAACTCTACCTGAACTACACAGCCTACTACCCAAG CCCCCCAGTCTCCCCCACCACTGTGGGCTACCTCACCACACCCACTGCTGCCCTGGCCTCTGCTCCCACCTCAGTGTTGTCCCAGCCAGGAGCTTTGGTCCGCATGCAGGGTGTCCCATACACAGCTGGTATGAAGGATCTGCTTAGCGTCTTCCAGGCCTACCAG CTACCTGCTGATGACTACACCAGTCTGATGCCTGTTGGTGACCCACCTCGCACTGTGTTACAAGCCCCCAAGGAATGGGTGTGTTTGTAG
- the ESRP2 gene encoding epithelial splicing regulatory protein 2 isoform X1 produces MTPPPPPPPGPDPGADPAADPCPCPGSLVVLFGATAGALGRDLGSDETDLILLVWQVVEPRSRQVGTLHKSLVRAEAAALSTQCREASGLSADSLARAEPLDKVLQQFSQLVNGDVALLGGGPYMLCTDGQQLLRQVLHPEASRKNLVLPDTFFSFYDLRREFHMQHPSTCPARDLTVATMAQDLGLETDATEDDFGVWEVKTMVAVILDLLKESSSQLFSKPEVIKQKYETGPCSKADVVDSETVVRARGLPWQSSDQDVARFFKGLNVARGGVALCLNAQGRRNGEALIRFVDSEQRDLALQRHKHHMGVRYIEVYKATGEEFVKIAGGTSLEVARFLSREDQVILRLRGLPFSAGPMDVLGFLGPECPVTGGAEGLLFVRHPDGRPTGDAFALFACEELAQAALRRHKGMLGKRYIELFRSTAAEVQQVLNRYASGPLLPTLTAPLLPIPFPLAPGTGRDCVRLRGLPYTATIEDILSFLGEAAADIRPHGVHMVLNQQGRPSGDAFIQMTSAERALATAQRCHKKVMKERYVEVVPCSTEEMSRVLMGGTLGRSGMSPPPCKLPCLSPPTYATFQATPTLIPTETAALYPSSALLPAARVPAAPTPVAYYPGPATQLYLNYTAYYPSPPVSPTTVGYLTTPTAALASAPTSVLSQPGALVRMQGVPYTAGMKDLLSVFQAYQLPADDYTSLMPVGDPPRTVLQAPKEWVCL; encoded by the exons ATGACtccgccgccgcccccgcccccaggCCCTGACCCCGGGGCTGACCCCGCCGCAGACCCCTGCCCCTGTCCCGGATCACTGGTCGTCCTGTTCGGGGCTACGGCGGGTGCGCTGGGACGAGACCTGGGCTCGGATGAGACCGACTTAATCCTCCTAGTCTGGCAAGTGGTTGAGCCGCGGAGCCGCCAG GTGGGGACGCTGCACAAATCTCTGGTTCGCGCCGAGGCGGCCGCACTGAGTACGCAATGCCGCGAGGCTAGCGGCCTGAGCGCCGACAGCCTGGCGCGGGCAGAGCCGCTGGACAAGGTGCTGCAGCAG TTCTCACAGCTGGTGAATGGGGATGTGGCTCTGCTGGGCGGGGGCCCCTACATGCTCTGCACTGATGGGCAGCAGCTATTGCGACAGGTCCTGCACCCTGAGGCCTCCAGGAAG AACCTGGTGCTCCCCGACACATTCTTCTCCTTCTACGACCTCCGAAGAGAGTTCCATATGCAACATCCAAGTACCTGCCCTGCCAGGGACCTCACTGTGGCCACCATGGCACAGG ATTTAGGACTGGAGACAGATGCCACAGAGGATGACTTTGGGGTCTGGGAAGTGAAGACAATGGTAGCTGTTATCCTCGATCTACTCAAAGAGTCCAGCA GTCAATTGTTTTCGAAGCCTGAGGTGATAAAGCAGAAATATGAAACGGGGCCTTG CAGCAAGGCAGATGTGGTGGACAGTGAGACTGTGGTACGGGCTCGTGGGTTGCCCTGGCAGTCATCAGACCAGGACGTGGCTCGCTTCTTCAAAGGGCTCAACGTGGCcag GGGTGGTGTAGCGCTCTGCCTCAACGCCCAGGGCCGCAGAAATGGTGAGGCCCTCATCCGCTTTGTGGACAGCGAGCAGCGGGACCTAGCGCTGCAGAGACACAAGCATCACATGGGCGTCCGCTATATTGAG GTGTATAAGGCGACAGGGGAGGAGTTTGTAAAGATCGCAGGGG GCACATCACTAGAGGTGGCTCGTTTCTTGTCACGGGAAGACCAAGTGATCCTGCGGCTGCGGGGACTGCCCTTCTCGGCTGGGCCAATGGACGTGCTAGGCTTCCTGGGGCCAGAGTGCCCAGTGACTGGGGGTGCCGAGGGGCTGCTCTTTGTGCGCCACCCTGACGGCCGGCCGACTGGTGATGCCTTCGCCCTCTTTGCTTGTGAGGAGCTGGCACAGGCTGCACTGCGCAGGCACAAGGGCATGCTGGGTAAGCGATACATTGAACTCTTCCGGAGCACTGCAGCCGAGGTGCAGCAG GTCTTGAACCGCTATGCATCTGGCCCACTCCTTCCCACACTGACTGCCCCACTGCTGCCCATCCCCTTCCCACTGGCACCTGGGACTGGGAGGGACTGTGTACGCCTCCGAGGCCTGCCCTACACGGCCACCATTGAAGACATCCTGAGCTTTCTGGGGGAGGCAGCAGCTGACATCCGGCCCCATGGTGTGCACATGGTGCTCAACCAGCAG GGCCGGCCATCGGGCGATGCCTTCATCCAGATGACATCAGCAGAGCGAGCCCTAGCTACTGCTCAGCGTTGCCATAAGAAGGTGATGAAGGAACGCTACGTGGAGGTGGTCCCCTGTTCCACAGAGGAGATGAGCCGTGTGCTGATGGGGGGCACCTTGGGCCGCAGTGGCATGTCCCCTCCGCCCTGCAAGCTGCCCT GCCTCTCACCACCTACCTACGCCACCTTCCAAGCCACCCCAACCCTCATTCCCACGGAGACGGCAGCTCTATACCCCTCTTCAGCACTGCTCCCAGCTGCCAGGGTAcctgctgcccccacccctgTTGCCTACTATCCAGGGCCAGCCACTCAACTCTACCTGAACTACACAGCCTACTACCCAAG CCCCCCAGTCTCCCCCACCACTGTGGGCTACCTCACCACACCCACTGCTGCCCTGGCCTCTGCTCCCACCTCAGTGTTGTCCCAGCCAGGAGCTTTGGTCCGCATGCAGGGTGTCCCATACACAGCTGGTATGAAGGATCTGCTTAGCGTCTTCCAGGCCTACCAG CTACCTGCTGATGACTACACCAGTCTGATGCCTGTTGGTGACCCACCTCGCACTGTGTTACAAGCCCCCAAGGAATGGGTGTGTTTGTAG
- the ESRP2 gene encoding epithelial splicing regulatory protein 2 isoform X3 produces the protein MTPPPPPPPGPDPGADPAADPCPCPGSLVVLFGATAGALGRDLGSDETDLILLVWQVVEPRSRQVGTLHKSLVRAEAAALSTQCREASGLSADSLARAEPLDKVLQQFSQLVNGDVALLGGGPYMLCTDGQQLLRQVLHPEASRKNLVLPDTFFSFYDLRREFHMQHPSTCPARDLTVATMAQDLGLETDATEDDFGVWEVKTMVAVILDLLKESSSQLFSKPEVIKQKYETGPCSDSTVPCLYSSKADVVDSETVVRARGLPWQSSDQDVARFFKGLNVARGGVALCLNAQGRRNGEALIRFVDSEQRDLALQRHKHHMGVRYIEVYKATGEEFVKIAGGTSLEVARFLSREDQVILRLRGLPFSAGPMDVLGFLGPECPVTGGAEGLLFVRHPDGRPTGDAFALFACEELAQAALRRHKGMLGKRYIELFRSTAAEVQQVLNRYASGPLLPTLTAPLLPIPFPLAPGTGRDCVRLRGLPYTATIEDILSFLGEAAADIRPHGVHMVLNQQGRPSGDAFIQMTSAERALATAQRCHKKVMKERYVEVVPCSTEEMSRVLMGGTLGRSGMSPPPCKLPCLSPPTYATFQATPTLIPTETAALYPSSALLPAARVPAAPTPVAYYPGPATQLYLNYTAYYPSPPVSPTTVGYLTTPTAALASAPTSVLSQPGALVRMQGVPYTAGMKDLLSVFQAYQLPADDYTSLMPVGDPPRTVLQAPKEWVCL, from the exons ATGACtccgccgccgcccccgcccccaggCCCTGACCCCGGGGCTGACCCCGCCGCAGACCCCTGCCCCTGTCCCGGATCACTGGTCGTCCTGTTCGGGGCTACGGCGGGTGCGCTGGGACGAGACCTGGGCTCGGATGAGACCGACTTAATCCTCCTAGTCTGGCAAGTGGTTGAGCCGCGGAGCCGCCAG GTGGGGACGCTGCACAAATCTCTGGTTCGCGCCGAGGCGGCCGCACTGAGTACGCAATGCCGCGAGGCTAGCGGCCTGAGCGCCGACAGCCTGGCGCGGGCAGAGCCGCTGGACAAGGTGCTGCAGCAG TTCTCACAGCTGGTGAATGGGGATGTGGCTCTGCTGGGCGGGGGCCCCTACATGCTCTGCACTGATGGGCAGCAGCTATTGCGACAGGTCCTGCACCCTGAGGCCTCCAGGAAG AACCTGGTGCTCCCCGACACATTCTTCTCCTTCTACGACCTCCGAAGAGAGTTCCATATGCAACATCCAAGTACCTGCCCTGCCAGGGACCTCACTGTGGCCACCATGGCACAGG ATTTAGGACTGGAGACAGATGCCACAGAGGATGACTTTGGGGTCTGGGAAGTGAAGACAATGGTAGCTGTTATCCTCGATCTACTCAAAGAGTCCAGCA GTCAATTGTTTTCGAAGCCTGAGGTGATAAAGCAGAAATATGAAACGGGGCCTTG CTCTGACAGCACTGTGCCCTGCCTCTACAGCAGCAAGGCAGATGTGGTGGACAGTGAGACTGTGGTACGGGCTCGTGGGTTGCCCTGGCAGTCATCAGACCAGGACGTGGCTCGCTTCTTCAAAGGGCTCAACGTGGCcag GGGTGGTGTAGCGCTCTGCCTCAACGCCCAGGGCCGCAGAAATGGTGAGGCCCTCATCCGCTTTGTGGACAGCGAGCAGCGGGACCTAGCGCTGCAGAGACACAAGCATCACATGGGCGTCCGCTATATTGAG GTGTATAAGGCGACAGGGGAGGAGTTTGTAAAGATCGCAGGGG GCACATCACTAGAGGTGGCTCGTTTCTTGTCACGGGAAGACCAAGTGATCCTGCGGCTGCGGGGACTGCCCTTCTCGGCTGGGCCAATGGACGTGCTAGGCTTCCTGGGGCCAGAGTGCCCAGTGACTGGGGGTGCCGAGGGGCTGCTCTTTGTGCGCCACCCTGACGGCCGGCCGACTGGTGATGCCTTCGCCCTCTTTGCTTGTGAGGAGCTGGCACAGGCTGCACTGCGCAGGCACAAGGGCATGCTGGGTAAGCGATACATTGAACTCTTCCGGAGCACTGCAGCCGAGGTGCAGCAG GTCTTGAACCGCTATGCATCTGGCCCACTCCTTCCCACACTGACTGCCCCACTGCTGCCCATCCCCTTCCCACTGGCACCTGGGACTGGGAGGGACTGTGTACGCCTCCGAGGCCTGCCCTACACGGCCACCATTGAAGACATCCTGAGCTTTCTGGGGGAGGCAGCAGCTGACATCCGGCCCCATGGTGTGCACATGGTGCTCAACCAGCAG GGCCGGCCATCGGGCGATGCCTTCATCCAGATGACATCAGCAGAGCGAGCCCTAGCTACTGCTCAGCGTTGCCATAAGAAGGTGATGAAGGAACGCTACGTGGAGGTGGTCCCCTGTTCCACAGAGGAGATGAGCCGTGTGCTGATGGGGGGCACCTTGGGCCGCAGTGGCATGTCCCCTCCGCCCTGCAAGCTGCCCT GCCTCTCACCACCTACCTACGCCACCTTCCAAGCCACCCCAACCCTCATTCCCACGGAGACGGCAGCTCTATACCCCTCTTCAGCACTGCTCCCAGCTGCCAGGGTAcctgctgcccccacccctgTTGCCTACTATCCAGGGCCAGCCACTCAACTCTACCTGAACTACACAGCCTACTACCCAAG CCCCCCAGTCTCCCCCACCACTGTGGGCTACCTCACCACACCCACTGCTGCCCTGGCCTCTGCTCCCACCTCAGTGTTGTCCCAGCCAGGAGCTTTGGTCCGCATGCAGGGTGTCCCATACACAGCTGGTATGAAGGATCTGCTTAGCGTCTTCCAGGCCTACCAG CTACCTGCTGATGACTACACCAGTCTGATGCCTGTTGGTGACCCACCTCGCACTGTGTTACAAGCCCCCAAGGAATGGGTGTGTTTGTAG